One stretch of Miscanthus floridulus cultivar M001 chromosome 18, ASM1932011v1, whole genome shotgun sequence DNA includes these proteins:
- the LOC136521811 gene encoding mechanosensitive ion channel protein 10-like, whose translation MDPSTAKAAAPPNNADHVLLIPPDHPPPPTPPHPSNNQQPNPPPAETQTSKLSQNPDKHPTSSPSRPPLPPAALLRRRSSIAKPKSRFVEPPTPTHPDSADPCPVHPAAAASLTATPTHRSAAGVSTPHTPAEADDDEDLFRNKEGSRAPASAARCRRRARLGLELCVLVLFLGLLVVSLVVPPLQGRVLWGPEIWKWCVLVIAVFSGHLLSQWLVRLLVFVVERNFLLRTKVLYFVFGLKKSFQVCLWFALVLIAWSQLFDSDVGRSHKTARILNYVSRSLASMLIGSVIWLVKTFLMKVVASTFHRKTFFDRIQESVFHQYVLQTLSGPPLMELAENVGREGSGLGRVSISRAKDKQEKGVPEVIDVVKLRMMSQEKVSAWTMRGLITAIRSSRLSTISNTIESFDDVDGMEQKDKEINSEWEAKVAAYAIFKNVARPGYKHIEEVDLLKFFTKEEVDLVIPMFEGASETGKIKKSALKNWVVKAYLDRKSLAHSLNDTKTAVMQLHNLISVIVIIIIIIITLLLMGIATTKILVVISSQLLVVVFIFGNACKTVFEALIFVFIMHPFDVGDRCVIDGTQMTVEEMNILTTVLLKNDNEKIYYPNSVLSTKPISNFYRSPNMYDTIDFAIDVSTSVESIGALRSKIKGYLESKPTHWHPVHTVNLKDILDVNKINMSLCVQHTMNFQNIREKNIRRSELVMELKKIFEEMSIRYHLLPQKVELAYVSPNPLPMAVSHTR comes from the exons ATGGACCCATCCACGGCCAAGGCGGCCGCGCCGCCCAATAATGCGGACCACGTCCTCCTCATCCCGCCCGACCACCCGCCGCCGCCAACGCCGCCGCACCCGAGCAATAACCAGCAGCCGAACCCACCGCCGGCGGAGACACAGACATCCAAACTCTCGCAGAACCCCGACAAGCATCCGACCTCCAGTCCCTCGCGCCCGCCGCTGCCCCCCGCGgcgctcctccgccgccgctcctccatcgCCAAGCCCAAGTCGCGCTTCGTCGAGCCGCCCACCCCGACGCACCCGGACTCCGCCGACCCCTGCCCGGtccaccccgccgccgccgcctcgctgaCCGCCACCCCGACCCATCGCTCCGCCGCGGGCGTCTCCACCCCGCACACCCCCGCCGaggccgacgacgacgaggacctCTTCCGCAACAAGGAAGGCTCCCGCGCGCCAGCGTCCGcggcgcgctgccgccgccgggcCCGCCTCGGCCTCGAGCTCTGCGTGCTCGTCCTCTTCCTCGGCCTGCTCGTCGTCAGCCTCGTCGTGCCGCCCCTGCAGGGCCGCGTCCTGTGGGGGCCGGAGATCTGGAAGTGGTGCGTCTTGGTCATCGCCGTCTTCTCCGGCCACCTCCTCAGCCAGTGGCTCGTCAGGCTGCTCGTCTTCGTCGTCGAGCGCAACTTCCTGCTGCGCACCAAGGTGCTCTACTTCGTCTTCGGGCTCAAGAAGAGCTTCCAGGTCTGCCTCTGGTTCGCGCTCGTGCTCATCGCCTGGTCCCAGCTCTTCGACAGCGACGTCGGCCGCTCCCATAAGACCGCCAGGATCCTCAACTACGTCTCCAGGTCCCTCGCCTCCATGCTCATCGGCTCCGTCATTTGGCTCGTCAAGACCTTCCTCATGAAGGTGGTGGCGTCCACGTTCCACCGGAAGACCTTCTTCGATCGGATCCAAGAGAGCGTGTTCCATCAGTACGTGCTGCAGACGCTGTCGGGCCCGCCGTTGATGGAGCTGGCGGAGAATGTGGGGCGGGAGGGTAGTGGCCTTGGGCGGGTCAGCATCAGCAGGGCCAAGGACAAGCAGGAGAAAGGCGTGCCGGAGGTGATCGATGTTGTCAAGCTCAGGATGATGAGTCAGGAGAAGGTCTCAGCATGGACGATGAGAGGGCTCATCACAGCAATCCGAAGCTCTAGGCTGTCAACCATTTCTAATACTATCGAGAGCTTTGATGATGTAGATGGCATGGAACAGAAGGATAAAGAGATAAATAGTGAATGGGAGGCCAAGGTCGCGGCATATGCCATATTCAAGAATGTCGCAAGGCCCGGCTATAA GCACATTGAAGAGGTGGATCTGCTGAAATTTTTCACCAAGGAGGAGGTGGACCTGGTGATTCCAATGTTTGAGGGAGCATCAGAGACCGGAAAGATAAAAAAGTCTGCTCTAAAGAATTGGGTG GTGAAAGCATACCTCGATCGCAAATCACTAGCACATTCTCTGAATGACACAAAGACCGCAGTTATGCAACTTCACAACCTCATCAGTGTTATAGTCATCATTATAATCATCATCATTACGCTACTGTTGATGGGCATCGCGACAACCAAGATCCTTGTTGTCATCTCGTCCCAGCTTCTGGTTGTGGTATTCATATTTGGGAATGCATGCAAGACTGTATTTGAGGCCCTTATATTTGTATTCATCATGCATCCATTTGATGTTGGTGACCGCTGTGTTATCGACGGAACACAG ATGACTGTCGAGGAAATGAATATATTAACCACTGTTTTGTTGAAGAATGACAACGAAAAGATATATTATCCGAATTCTGTGTTGTCCACAAAGCCAATCAGCAACTTTTACCGAAGCCCTAACATGTATGACACGATTGATTTTGCAATTGATGTTTCAACTTCAGTTGAGAGCATTGGAGCTTTGAGGTCCAAAATTAAAGG GTACTTGGAGAGCAAACCAACACATTGGCACCCTGTCCACACAGTAAACCTGAAGGACATCTTGGATGTGAACAAGATCAACATGTCTCTGTGTGTCCAGCACAccatgaactttcaaaatatccgGGAGAAGAACATCAGGAGGTCTGAGCTCGTCATGGAGTTGAAGAAAATATTCGAGGAGATGTCCATCCGGTACCACCTTCTACCCCAGAAAGTTGAACTCGCCTATGTCAGTCCGAACCCACTGCCCATGGCTGTTTCTCATACAAGATAG
- the LOC136523631 gene encoding uncharacterized protein encodes MKRLFKVLMDGGSDLNIMYAETLDAMGIDRSHIQPPGAPFHSIIPRKQVVPPGQINLPITFRDPPNYRIETLTLEVVGFHGTYHAILGCPCYAKFMAVPNYTYLKLKMPGPSGVITVGTSFQRAYECEVECCDHTMAIVASKELAAIRKEVVEEAPNPKWSTRSFEPVEGIKEVLIDPSSSRSKVVHIGTALSSK; translated from the coding sequence atgaagcggctcttcaaggtattgatggatggaggtagcgacctcaacatcatgtacgccgagacgctcgatgccatgggcatcgaccgatcgcacATCCAACCCCCCGGAGCACCTTTCCATAGCATCATACCTAGAAAGCAGGTCGTGCCACCTGGGCAGATCAATTTGCCCATCACCTTTCGAGATCCACCCAATTATAGGATAGAGACCCTCACCTTAGAGGTGgtggggttccatggaacctaccacgccatcctaggatgtccatgctatgcgaagttcatggccgtccccaactacacctacctaaagctgaagatgccgggcccaagcggggtcatcaccgttggcacctctTTCCAacgtgcctacgagtgcgaggtcgagtgttgcgaTCACACCatggcaatcgtcgcctccaaggagcttgcagccatcaggaaggaggtcgttgaagaagcacccaaccccaagtGGTCGACCAGGTCTTTTGAGCCGGTGGAGGGCATTAAGGAGGTCCTTATAGACCCTAGCAGCTCTAGGAGCAAGGTGGTGCACATTGGCACTgcactttcctctaaatag